A part of Micromonospora chersina genomic DNA contains:
- a CDS encoding low temperature requirement protein A, translating to MGRDRWGKGLGPAVPVAPAARVDKFEVFFDLVFVVSFFIITRATAANVTPRELLHAMLVLAVLWWCWVVHSAVASRLRLGEGFVPVLMVIGMVALFTFALALPQTFGNLQQGTAGPILVTVSYMVIRAVHMSLYAYATRGDPPARRKLWQLAPEVLITTCLLLIAALLPPEVDDPGLGLWLRDGLWIAVVVIQYASGLLAGAEGWQITSAEHWTERYDLILIIALGESVISVGVGGNLIGKPVTWPAIPAAIFGILFTAALWWAHFDMIGPAARIALHAAEGRPRVAMARDAYAYLYLPMIAGVILFAIGAEELVRTITDPVGGVAERAHGPAVPLLFAGVMLYLAADMAFQLRTLRTVSWTRVATLVALAAGLPVGRHLPALAALGLLTAICVALVAVELVMMAEARAALRRAVYEEKASHEASEAAFRARWHDGGPERPEE from the coding sequence GTGGGCCGCGACAGGTGGGGCAAGGGGCTGGGGCCCGCCGTACCGGTCGCCCCGGCCGCCCGGGTGGACAAGTTCGAGGTCTTCTTCGACCTCGTCTTCGTGGTGTCGTTCTTCATCATCACCCGGGCCACCGCCGCGAACGTGACACCGCGGGAACTGCTGCACGCCATGCTCGTGCTCGCCGTGCTCTGGTGGTGCTGGGTCGTGCACAGCGCGGTGGCCAGCCGGCTCCGGCTGGGCGAGGGCTTCGTGCCGGTGCTCATGGTGATCGGCATGGTGGCGCTCTTCACCTTCGCGCTGGCCCTGCCGCAGACCTTCGGCAACCTCCAGCAGGGCACGGCCGGGCCGATCCTGGTCACGGTCAGCTACATGGTGATCCGCGCCGTCCACATGTCGCTCTACGCGTACGCCACCCGGGGCGACCCGCCGGCCCGGCGCAAGCTCTGGCAGCTCGCCCCGGAGGTGCTGATCACCACGTGCCTGCTGCTGATCGCGGCGCTGCTCCCGCCCGAGGTCGACGATCCCGGCCTCGGGCTCTGGCTGCGCGACGGGCTCTGGATCGCCGTGGTGGTCATCCAGTACGCCAGCGGCCTGCTGGCCGGCGCGGAGGGCTGGCAGATCACCTCCGCCGAGCACTGGACCGAACGCTACGACCTGATCCTGATCATCGCGCTGGGCGAGTCGGTGATCTCGGTCGGCGTCGGCGGCAACCTGATCGGCAAGCCGGTGACCTGGCCCGCCATTCCGGCGGCGATCTTCGGCATCCTGTTCACCGCGGCGCTCTGGTGGGCGCACTTCGACATGATCGGCCCGGCCGCCCGGATCGCGCTGCACGCCGCCGAGGGCCGCCCGCGGGTGGCCATGGCCCGGGACGCGTACGCCTATCTGTACCTGCCCATGATCGCCGGGGTGATCCTGTTCGCGATCGGTGCGGAGGAGCTGGTCCGGACCATCACCGACCCGGTCGGCGGGGTGGCCGAGCGGGCCCACGGCCCGGCGGTGCCACTGCTCTTCGCCGGCGTGATGCTCTATCTCGCCGCGGACATGGCGTTCCAGCTGCGCACCCTGCGGACCGTGTCGTGGACCCGGGTCGCCACCCTCGTGGCGCTCGCCGCCGGGCTGCCGGTGGGCCGGCACCTGCCGGCGCTCGCCGCGCTCGGGCTGCTCACCGCGATCTGCGTCGCCCTCGTGGCGGTGGAGCTGGTGATGATGGCCGAGGCGCGCGCCGCGCTGCGCCGGGCCGTCTACGAGGAGAAGGCCAGCCACGAGGCCAGCGAGGCGGCGTTCCGCGCCCGCTGGCACGACGGCGGTCCGGAGCGGCCCGAGGAGTAG
- a CDS encoding SRPBCC domain-containing protein: MIEIATEVDLFHPPARIWQALTERELLAKWFAGSESVGDRTLLRTSGLPGYDADTEVEVVELRAPERLVLRCREADRSTRLACDIVATGHGSRLSVREVLEEGDWDADRRAEQHQAAVTGRLPAILDWIAFQQVDLRRAEGGLTAELPVVGLLGDVHSRAGRRRAVLVAAVLVVLGAAAGVTVWATRPAPTAPAAPPPSAPLVVPSASSGSPTATPSRATPSATRRSVAPDPTPSASPTRTPSPSPSPAAPLEASYETVSDRVFGYRGQVVLSNPGPSARSGWTVTVTLGDGATVGTVNGAEAKQDGAVVTFTGAAVPAGGSATIRFDVRDPDLTATGPEGCTVDGAACAGL, translated from the coding sequence GTGATCGAGATCGCCACCGAGGTAGACCTGTTCCACCCGCCGGCACGGATCTGGCAGGCCCTCACGGAACGGGAGCTGCTCGCCAAGTGGTTCGCCGGAAGCGAGTCGGTGGGCGACCGGACGCTGCTGCGCACCTCGGGGCTGCCCGGGTACGACGCCGACACCGAGGTCGAGGTGGTCGAGCTGCGCGCGCCGGAGCGGCTGGTGCTGCGCTGCCGCGAAGCGGACCGGAGCACCCGGCTGGCCTGCGACATCGTCGCCACCGGCCACGGTTCCCGGCTGTCCGTGCGCGAGGTGCTGGAGGAGGGCGACTGGGACGCCGACCGGCGCGCCGAGCAGCACCAGGCAGCGGTGACCGGCCGGCTCCCGGCGATCCTCGACTGGATCGCGTTCCAGCAGGTCGACCTGCGCCGCGCCGAGGGCGGGCTGACCGCCGAGCTGCCGGTGGTCGGGCTGCTCGGTGACGTACACAGCCGGGCCGGTCGCCGCCGGGCGGTGCTCGTGGCCGCGGTGCTGGTGGTGCTCGGGGCGGCCGCCGGGGTCACGGTGTGGGCCACCCGGCCCGCGCCGACGGCGCCGGCCGCCCCGCCGCCGTCGGCGCCGCTCGTGGTGCCGTCGGCGAGCAGCGGGTCCCCGACGGCGACGCCGTCACGGGCCACACCGTCGGCCACCCGCCGCAGCGTCGCGCCGGACCCGACCCCGTCGGCCTCCCCCACCCGTACGCCGAGCCCCAGCCCGTCGCCGGCCGCTCCGCTGGAGGCCAGCTACGAGACCGTCTCCGACCGGGTGTTCGGCTACCGGGGTCAGGTGGTGCTGAGCAATCCCGGTCCGTCGGCGCGGTCGGGCTGGACGGTGACCGTCACGCTCGGCGACGGCGCCACGGTCGGCACCGTCAACGGGGCCGAGGCGAAGCAGGACGGTGCGGTGGTCACCTTCACCGGCGCGGCCGTGCCGGCGGGCGGGTCGGCCACCATCCGGTTCGACGTCCGGGATCCCGACCTGACGGCCACGGGACCGGAGGGCTGCACTGTCGACGGGGCGGCCTGCGCCGGGCTGTGA
- a CDS encoding discoidin domain-containing protein, whose translation MSRFRTRLVAVLAAVALAVTAPPPSPAAAAGGPNLALGRTATASSANGPYAAGNLTDGNAGSYWESAGSTFPQWAQVDLGSAQSVDQVVLKLPTGWESRTETLSVQGSTDGSSFTTLLASAGRTFSPANGNTVTLSFPAASTRHVRIAITANTGWAAAQLAELEVYGTANSSTNLALGRTMAESSHSDVYGAGNANDGNPATYWESANNAFPQWIRVDLGAAVAVNKVVLKLPTGWPARTQTLTVQGSTDGSTFSTLVASAGYAFDPAGGNTVTVTVGTATTRYVRLLFTANTGWPAGQLAELEVYGPATGDTQPPSAPGNLALTEPAADQVRLTWTASTDNVGVTGYDVYANGTLRTSVSGSTLTYTDTQPAGATVSYYVRARDAAGNQSANSNTVTRTGNTGDTTAPTAPGNLAYTQPASGQIRLTWTASTDNVGVTGYDVYANNALRGSVNGSTLAYTDSQPDSATVSYYVRARDAAGNVSATSNTVTRTGSTPGGTNLAAGKPITASSVVHVFTAVNANDNDVTTYWEGAPGAYPSTLTVALGANASISAIVVKLNPDPVWGPRTQTFQVLGREQSASGFTSVVGSATYSFSPTSSNTVTIPVSATAADVRLQFTANSGSSNGQVAEFQVIGTPAPNPDLTVTALSAAPSAPVETDPVTLSATVRNAGTAPAAASAVTFSLGTTTVGTAAVGALAAGASATVTLAIGARNAGTYDVTATADEANTVIEQNESNNSRTTSLTVSAVPSSDLVAGAVSWSPGTPSAGATVTFSVSIRNQGTVASAAGAHGITLTVLSDTGAVVRTLTGSYSGTLAAGATSPPVDLGTWTAANGRYTVRVALAADANELPVKQQNNTSDRPLFVGRGANVPYDTYEAEDGRVGGGAQVVGPNRTIGDLAGEASGRRAVTLNTTGAYVEWTTRAATNTLVTRFSIPDAPGGGGIDSTLNIYVNGVLHKPINLTSKHIWLYGAEAGPSDSPGAGAPRHLYDEANVMLNSTVPAGATIRLQKDPANSTTYAIDFVNTELVSPRANPDPARYKVPNGFSHADVQNALDAVRMDTTGTLVGVYLPPGTYDTAQKFQVYGKAVKVVGAGMWYTRFQTPTNQQNTDAGFRVESSASGSTFAHLAFFGNYTNRIDGPGKVWGELKDVDNMTLDSVWVEHTVCAYWGVSVSGLTIRDSRFRDTFADAVNMTNASTNNLVTNSEGRSNGDDAFALFSATDQGGSGGNHGNVFENLTATLTWRAAGVAVYGGYDNIFRNLYIADMLTYSGITISSLDFGYPFVGFGASPPTQFQNVSLIRAGGHFWGAQTFPAMWLFSASKEFRGIRVSDVDIVDPTYSGIMFQTKYNGGQPENPVTDTVFTNVSISRAKRSGDAFDAKSGFGIWANEMPEPGQGPAVGSATFTNLRLTDNYQDIRNTTSTFTINRN comes from the coding sequence ATGTCCAGATTCCGTACCCGGCTGGTCGCGGTGCTCGCCGCGGTCGCGCTGGCCGTCACGGCCCCGCCCCCGTCCCCGGCCGCCGCGGCCGGCGGTCCCAACCTCGCGCTCGGCCGCACCGCCACCGCCAGCAGCGCCAACGGCCCGTACGCGGCCGGCAACCTCACCGACGGCAACGCCGGCAGCTACTGGGAGAGCGCCGGCAGCACCTTCCCCCAGTGGGCCCAGGTCGACCTCGGGTCCGCCCAGTCGGTCGACCAGGTCGTGCTGAAGCTCCCCACCGGCTGGGAGTCGCGCACCGAGACCCTGTCGGTGCAGGGCAGCACCGACGGCAGCAGCTTCACCACACTGCTCGCCTCGGCCGGGCGCACGTTCAGCCCGGCCAACGGCAACACGGTCACGCTGAGCTTCCCGGCCGCCAGCACCCGGCACGTCCGGATCGCGATCACCGCCAACACCGGCTGGGCCGCCGCGCAGCTCGCCGAGCTGGAGGTGTACGGGACCGCGAACTCCTCGACGAACCTGGCCCTGGGCCGGACCATGGCGGAGAGCAGCCACTCCGACGTGTACGGCGCGGGCAACGCCAACGACGGCAATCCGGCCACCTACTGGGAGAGCGCCAACAACGCGTTCCCGCAGTGGATCCGGGTCGACCTCGGCGCCGCCGTTGCGGTCAACAAGGTGGTGCTCAAGCTCCCCACCGGCTGGCCCGCGCGCACCCAGACGCTCACCGTGCAGGGCAGCACCGACGGGTCCACCTTCAGCACCCTCGTCGCCTCCGCCGGGTACGCGTTCGACCCCGCCGGCGGCAACACGGTCACCGTCACCGTCGGCACGGCCACCACCCGGTACGTGCGGCTGCTGTTCACCGCCAACACCGGCTGGCCCGCCGGTCAGCTCGCCGAGCTGGAGGTCTACGGCCCGGCCACCGGCGACACCCAGCCGCCGAGCGCCCCCGGCAACCTGGCCCTCACCGAGCCCGCCGCCGACCAGGTCCGGCTCACCTGGACGGCGTCGACCGACAACGTCGGCGTCACCGGCTACGACGTCTACGCCAACGGCACGCTGCGCACCAGCGTCAGCGGGTCGACCCTGACCTACACCGACACCCAGCCGGCCGGCGCCACCGTCTCCTACTACGTGCGGGCCCGCGACGCGGCCGGCAACCAGTCGGCCAACAGCAACACCGTCACCCGCACCGGCAACACCGGGGACACCACGGCGCCGACCGCGCCGGGCAACCTGGCGTACACCCAGCCGGCCAGCGGGCAGATCCGGCTCACCTGGACGGCGTCGACCGACAACGTCGGCGTCACCGGCTACGACGTCTACGCCAACAACGCGCTGCGCGGCAGCGTCAACGGCTCGACGCTCGCCTACACGGACAGCCAGCCGGACAGCGCCACCGTCTCCTACTACGTCCGGGCCCGCGACGCCGCCGGGAACGTCTCGGCGACCTCCAACACGGTCACCCGCACCGGCAGCACGCCCGGCGGCACCAACCTGGCCGCCGGCAAGCCGATCACCGCCTCCTCGGTGGTGCACGTCTTCACCGCGGTCAACGCCAACGACAACGACGTGACGACCTACTGGGAGGGCGCGCCGGGGGCGTACCCGAGCACCCTGACCGTCGCGCTGGGCGCCAACGCCAGCATCAGCGCGATAGTGGTCAAGCTGAACCCGGACCCGGTGTGGGGGCCGCGCACGCAGACCTTCCAGGTGCTCGGCCGGGAGCAGTCCGCCTCCGGCTTCACCAGCGTGGTCGGCTCGGCGACGTACTCGTTCAGCCCGACCAGCAGCAACACGGTGACCATCCCGGTGAGCGCCACCGCCGCGGACGTGCGGCTCCAGTTCACCGCCAACTCGGGCTCGTCCAACGGGCAGGTCGCCGAGTTCCAGGTGATCGGCACCCCGGCGCCGAACCCGGACCTCACCGTCACCGCCCTGTCCGCGGCGCCGTCCGCGCCGGTGGAGACCGACCCGGTCACGCTGTCCGCCACCGTCCGCAACGCCGGCACCGCGCCGGCCGCCGCCTCCGCGGTGACCTTCTCCCTGGGTACGACGACTGTCGGCACCGCGGCCGTCGGCGCGCTCGCGGCCGGCGCCTCGGCGACCGTCACCCTCGCCATCGGCGCGCGCAACGCCGGCACCTACGACGTGACCGCAACGGCCGACGAGGCGAACACGGTCATCGAGCAGAACGAGTCGAACAACAGCCGGACCACCTCGCTGACGGTCAGCGCGGTGCCCAGCTCCGACCTGGTCGCCGGGGCGGTGAGCTGGTCGCCCGGCACGCCGAGCGCCGGCGCCACGGTCACCTTCTCGGTGTCGATCCGCAACCAGGGCACTGTCGCCTCAGCCGCCGGGGCGCACGGCATCACCCTCACCGTGCTCAGCGACACCGGCGCGGTGGTGCGCACCCTCACCGGGTCGTACAGCGGCACCCTGGCGGCCGGGGCGACCAGCCCGCCGGTCGACCTGGGCACCTGGACGGCGGCGAACGGGAGGTACACCGTGCGGGTGGCGCTCGCCGCCGACGCCAACGAACTGCCGGTCAAGCAGCAGAACAACACCAGCGACCGGCCGCTGTTCGTCGGCCGGGGCGCGAACGTCCCGTACGACACGTACGAGGCCGAGGACGGCCGGGTCGGCGGCGGCGCGCAGGTGGTCGGGCCGAACCGGACCATCGGCGACCTGGCCGGCGAGGCGTCCGGCCGCCGGGCGGTCACCCTGAACACCACCGGCGCGTACGTCGAGTGGACCACCCGGGCCGCCACCAACACCCTGGTCACCCGCTTCTCCATCCCCGACGCCCCGGGCGGCGGCGGGATCGACTCGACGTTGAACATCTACGTCAACGGGGTGCTGCACAAGCCGATCAACCTGACCTCGAAGCACATCTGGCTCTACGGGGCCGAGGCGGGCCCGAGCGACTCGCCCGGCGCCGGCGCACCCCGCCACCTGTACGACGAGGCCAACGTGATGCTGAACTCGACCGTCCCGGCCGGCGCCACCATCCGGCTCCAGAAGGACCCGGCCAACAGCACCACGTACGCGATCGACTTCGTCAACACCGAGCTGGTGTCACCGCGGGCCAACCCGGACCCCGCCCGCTACAAGGTGCCGAACGGCTTCAGCCACGCCGACGTGCAGAACGCCCTGGATGCCGTCCGGATGGACACCACCGGCACCCTGGTCGGCGTCTACCTGCCGCCGGGTACCTACGACACCGCGCAGAAGTTCCAGGTGTACGGCAAGGCGGTGAAGGTGGTCGGCGCCGGCATGTGGTACACCCGCTTCCAGACGCCCACCAACCAGCAGAACACCGACGCCGGTTTCCGGGTGGAGTCCTCGGCGAGCGGGTCGACCTTCGCCCACCTGGCGTTCTTCGGCAACTACACCAACCGGATCGACGGTCCGGGCAAGGTGTGGGGCGAGCTGAAGGACGTCGACAACATGACGCTCGACAGCGTCTGGGTGGAGCACACCGTGTGCGCGTACTGGGGGGTGAGCGTCAGCGGGCTGACCATCCGGGACAGCCGGTTCCGCGACACCTTCGCCGACGCCGTGAACATGACGAACGCCAGCACGAACAACCTGGTCACCAACTCGGAGGGCCGCTCCAACGGCGACGACGCGTTCGCGCTGTTCTCCGCTACCGACCAGGGCGGCTCGGGCGGCAACCACGGCAACGTGTTCGAGAACCTGACGGCCACGCTCACCTGGCGGGCGGCCGGGGTGGCGGTGTACGGCGGCTACGACAACATCTTCCGCAACCTCTACATCGCCGACATGCTGACGTACTCGGGCATCACCATCAGCTCGCTGGACTTCGGCTACCCGTTCGTCGGGTTCGGCGCCAGCCCGCCCACCCAGTTCCAGAACGTCTCGCTGATCCGGGCGGGCGGGCACTTCTGGGGTGCGCAGACGTTCCCCGCGATGTGGCTGTTCTCCGCCTCCAAGGAGTTCCGCGGCATCCGGGTGTCCGACGTGGACATCGTCGACCCGACGTACTCCGGGATCATGTTCCAGACCAAGTACAACGGCGGCCAACCCGAGAACCCGGTCACCGACACGGTCTTCACCAACGTGTCGATCTCCCGGGCGAAGCGCAGCGGTGACGCCTTCGACGCCAAGTCGGGCTTCGGGATCTGGGCCAACGAGATGCCCGAGCCGGGGCAGGGCCCGGCGGTCGGCTCGGCGACCTTCACCAACCTCCGGCTGACCGACAACTACCAGGACATCAGGAACACGACAAGCACGTTCACCATCAACCGCAACTGA
- a CDS encoding discoidin domain-containing protein, with translation MADHTTPHHPRRRRLRAGLAALAGAALAATSVTVVALTTTATPARAAGLSPFDIAGRGATVPFVEQEAEKAVHTGTRIGPDRRYGTLPSEASGREAVTLDAVGEYVEFTLTAPANAVTFRYSLPDSAAGTGRDASIDLRAGGALVKSVPVTSRYGWYYGGYPFNNNPGDTNPHHFYDETRTLFGTTYPAGTKIRLQVSSTAQSPTFTIDLADFELVGGQIAKPAGVLDAVTDFGADPTGATDSTAKFQAAVDAGRAQGKTVWIPAGTFTLWDHVVVDGVTLRGAGPWYSVLGGRHPTDRKRAAGIYGKYVPGGGYGGEIRPHEAGGPSRNVTLRDFAIIGDIRERVDEDQVNALGGAMSNSVVDNLWLQHTKVGAWMDGPMDNFTIRNSRILDQTADGVNFHWGVTNSTVTNTFVRNTGDDGLAMWAQSVPNVNNAFTFNTVGVTILANNLVTYGGRDIRITDNVTADSVTNGGGIHVANRYPGVNGPTAVAGTITVARNTLIRNGNSDYNWRFGVGALWFSALNEPIQGATINVTDTDILDSSYAALHWIEGQTSGINLNNVRIDGAGTFALQVQAPSQVSFTGVRASGIAQANPMYNCVGSGFQITQGAGNSGWYSASPYCGPWPEPQWGNGPSSPPTPTPTSPTPSPTPSPTPTTPPPSGGNLALGRPATASSSTQTYAAANAVDGNAGTYWESANNAFPQSLTVDLGSARTVDRVVVKLPPGWERRTQTLSVLGSTDGSTWSTLKASAGYTFDPATGNTVTIPLTAGERRHLRLSVTGNTGWPAGQAAEFEVYGGSTTTPPPTTTPPPTTTPPPPTGNLAAGRPVTETSHADVYGAANTVDGNAGTYWESANNAFPQSLTVDLGATYPVSRVVLKLPPSSAWQARTQTLSVLGSTDGSTWTTVKASAGYTFDPATGNTATVTFPSAGRRYLRLTFTGNTGWPAGQLGEFEVYAT, from the coding sequence ATGGCCGACCACACCACCCCGCACCACCCGCGCCGCCGCCGGCTCCGCGCGGGGCTGGCCGCCCTCGCCGGCGCCGCGCTGGCCGCCACCTCCGTCACCGTCGTGGCGCTCACCACCACCGCCACCCCGGCCCGGGCCGCCGGGCTGTCCCCGTTCGACATCGCGGGCCGTGGCGCGACAGTGCCCTTCGTCGAGCAGGAGGCGGAGAAGGCCGTCCATACCGGCACCCGGATCGGCCCCGACCGCCGCTACGGCACCCTCCCGTCGGAGGCGTCCGGCCGGGAGGCGGTCACCCTCGACGCCGTCGGCGAGTACGTCGAGTTCACCCTCACGGCGCCCGCCAACGCGGTCACCTTCCGCTACAGCCTGCCGGACAGCGCCGCCGGCACGGGCCGGGACGCCAGTATCGACCTGCGCGCCGGCGGCGCCCTGGTCAAGTCGGTCCCGGTCACCTCCCGGTACGGCTGGTACTACGGCGGTTACCCGTTCAACAACAACCCCGGCGACACCAACCCGCACCACTTCTACGACGAGACCCGCACCCTGTTCGGCACGACCTACCCGGCCGGCACGAAGATCCGCCTCCAGGTCTCCTCGACCGCGCAGTCGCCCACCTTCACCATCGACCTGGCCGACTTCGAGCTGGTCGGCGGCCAGATCGCCAAGCCCGCCGGCGTGCTGGACGCGGTCACCGACTTCGGCGCCGACCCCACGGGCGCCACCGACTCGACAGCGAAGTTCCAGGCCGCCGTGGACGCCGGCCGGGCCCAGGGGAAGACCGTCTGGATCCCCGCCGGCACCTTCACGCTCTGGGACCACGTGGTGGTCGACGGGGTGACCCTGCGCGGCGCCGGGCCCTGGTACTCGGTGCTCGGTGGCCGGCACCCCACCGACCGCAAGCGGGCCGCCGGCATCTACGGCAAGTACGTGCCCGGCGGCGGCTACGGGGGCGAGATCCGGCCGCACGAGGCCGGCGGGCCCAGCCGCAACGTCACCCTGCGGGACTTCGCCATCATCGGCGACATCCGGGAGCGGGTGGACGAGGACCAGGTCAACGCCCTGGGCGGTGCCATGTCGAACTCGGTGGTGGACAACCTCTGGTTGCAGCACACCAAGGTCGGCGCCTGGATGGACGGCCCCATGGACAACTTCACCATCCGCAACAGCCGGATCCTCGACCAGACCGCCGACGGGGTGAACTTCCACTGGGGCGTCACCAACTCCACGGTGACCAACACCTTCGTCCGCAACACCGGCGACGACGGCCTGGCCATGTGGGCGCAGAGCGTACCGAACGTCAACAACGCCTTCACCTTCAACACCGTCGGCGTCACCATCCTGGCCAACAACCTGGTCACCTACGGCGGCCGGGACATCCGGATCACCGACAACGTCACCGCCGACTCGGTGACCAACGGCGGCGGCATCCACGTGGCCAACCGCTATCCCGGCGTCAACGGCCCGACCGCGGTCGCCGGCACGATCACCGTCGCCCGCAACACCCTGATCCGCAACGGCAACTCCGACTACAACTGGCGGTTCGGCGTCGGCGCGCTCTGGTTCTCGGCGCTCAACGAGCCGATCCAGGGCGCCACCATCAACGTCACCGACACCGACATCCTGGACAGCTCCTACGCGGCGCTGCACTGGATCGAGGGCCAGACCAGCGGGATCAACCTGAACAACGTGCGCATCGACGGCGCGGGCACCTTCGCGCTCCAGGTGCAGGCGCCCAGCCAGGTCAGCTTCACAGGCGTCCGGGCCAGCGGCATCGCCCAGGCCAACCCCATGTACAACTGCGTCGGCAGCGGCTTCCAGATCACCCAGGGCGCCGGCAACTCCGGCTGGTACTCGGCGAGCCCGTACTGCGGGCCCTGGCCCGAGCCGCAGTGGGGCAACGGCCCGTCGAGCCCGCCCACCCCGACCCCGACCAGCCCGACGCCCAGCCCGACCCCGAGCCCGACGCCGACCACCCCGCCGCCGTCGGGCGGCAACCTCGCCCTCGGTCGGCCGGCCACCGCGTCCAGCAGCACCCAGACGTACGCGGCGGCGAACGCGGTGGACGGCAACGCCGGCACCTACTGGGAGAGCGCCAACAACGCGTTCCCGCAGTCGCTGACCGTGGACCTCGGGTCGGCGCGCACCGTCGACCGGGTGGTGGTGAAGCTGCCGCCGGGCTGGGAGCGGCGTACCCAGACGCTGTCCGTGCTCGGCTCGACCGACGGGTCCACCTGGTCCACGCTGAAGGCGTCGGCCGGCTACACCTTCGACCCGGCCACCGGCAACACCGTGACGATCCCGCTCACGGCGGGGGAGCGGCGGCACCTGCGGCTCAGCGTCACCGGCAACACCGGGTGGCCGGCGGGCCAGGCCGCCGAGTTCGAGGTGTACGGCGGCAGCACCACCACACCGCCGCCGACCACCACGCCGCCCCCGACCACCACCCCGCCGCCGCCGACCGGCAACCTGGCCGCCGGGCGGCCGGTCACCGAGACCAGCCACGCCGACGTGTACGGCGCGGCCAACACGGTCGACGGCAACGCCGGCACCTACTGGGAGAGCGCCAACAACGCCTTCCCGCAGTCGCTCACCGTGGACCTCGGCGCGACGTACCCGGTGTCCCGGGTCGTGCTGAAGCTGCCGCCGTCCTCGGCCTGGCAGGCCCGCACCCAGACGCTGTCGGTCCTCGGCTCGACGGACGGGTCGACCTGGACCACGGTGAAGGCGTCGGCCGGCTACACGTTCGATCCGGCCACCGGCAACACCGCCACCGTCACCTTCCCGTCCGCCGGCCGCCGCTACCTGCGGCTGACCTTCACCGGCAACACCGGCTGGCCGGCGGGCCAGCTCGGCGAGTTCGAGGTGTACGCCACCTGA